A stretch of DNA from Macrotis lagotis isolate mMagLag1 chromosome X, bilby.v1.9.chrom.fasta, whole genome shotgun sequence:
AGAAGGCCTTCCAGGCCCAGGCCATGGCCCCCTTGCTCCACTCCTCCCAAGACAGCCTCAGTGCCCTCTGCTTGTCTGCCTCAGGTGCCTGCCACACGGACACACTGCGACTTAAGAGTCCATGTGAGATGAGAGCCGCCAGGCCCCTACACCACACTTGACACGACCCAAACAGGGCCAACGGTTAGAAGTGAAGTTCTACTGGTCTAGGCCTGGGGGTAGGGTGGGAACTATCACACAGTGCACGAGGTTCCATGCACCACTTCAAGGGAATGAGGATAAATATCATAGAAAGAGAGACTCCACACACTACCTGGGGAGGGGATAATCGTAGAATGGGAGGCTCCACACACCACCTAGGGTGGGGTAAATATCACAGAATGGGAGGCTCCAAGCCACCTCAAGGTTGGGAGGCGTTAATATCACAGAGCGCCAGGCTCCACCACCACCTCGACACAAGAGGAAGGAAACTATCACAGAGCATGAGGCTCCACGCACCACTTCAAGGAGGGGTAAAGATCAAAGAGCAGAGAGTCTCCACAGGCCACCTCGACATGGTGGAACAGAGAAAGCATCACAGAGTTCAAGCCTCCACACCACCTCAAGGTGAAGAGGACCGGAACTTCCACAAAGCCCCTCCTGCCACTTCAACATTCAATAAGGGGGAACCACAGAGTATGAGGCCTCGTAGACCTAATCCTAACATTCAGTGAGTTTGGCCACTTGGTCGTTGTCCAGGCATCCCCTGATCTCCTCTTtctaggaagaggaaggagacttgtggtcttctccccaccccacccccattttgtCTATGCACAGCTGTGCCCCCTGCTGGAAGTCATCTGGAAggtgaagggaagggaggagtcACCAGATCCTAGCTTTGtcaggtcatttagttcaacccctgatttgacagaagaggaaactgaggcacacagggtgggagatacttgcccaaggccacacagttaccAAGGGGGGACAGAGCTGGACTGGCCCCCTCCTATTCCAgatccaatgctctttctactatgggagaaaaagggaaacggAAAATAAAGagcagggagaaagagaagagaaaaatgaggactaaaacaaaaggggaaaaggagggagacaaGGAAGAACTCTGTTGAAAGGgcagacagagaaagaagggatGGGCCTGGAGAGCTGAAAAGGAggaagagtggaggagaaggggccaggaaaggaggaaggaatcgGGCTGCCCTTAACTTGGTCCTCACTCTCCAGATAAGTACCCCAATGGGTGGCTGTCCCCTCTAGACCCAGCAGCACTTCCAACTGGATCCCAGAGCATCTTACCTGGTGAAGTCCTCCTCACCCAACATGTGCCGAGGGATGGGGGAGTATCGGGTGGGGGGGACCTGGGGAGGAGCGGGGTAGCTGACCTTGCTCTCCACAGCCCCCAGATAGCCCAGGCTGGAGTTATGGCTTATGTGGTTGTCAGCCAAGGCCGAAAAAGCTGGAgttggaaaaaggaaagaagagtcaGGGACTGCCTGTCCCCCAGGACTAGCCTCTCCAGCAGCCCCCCTCCTCGCTCCAAGGCAGGATTCTCCAGGTTTTTCCACAGCCCCATCCAAGGCTCTGGATCTTTTAATCTCATCAGAGGGCAGGCAGAGTGGAGTCTCCCAAAAAAGGGAAACCTGCCTCATGCTGGAGTTGAGGGCCAGGTGGAGGTACGTACTGCTGGCGTAGTCTGGTGGCGCATACATGTCATTGAGGTGGGCACTGCCTGGCTTGGCCACCTTGAGATACACCATGTCCGAAGTATTTTTCAGAGAGGCTACAGCTTCCTCATGTCGCACGTCCTGCAGGTTGGTATTGTTCACCTGGGTGGGCAGAGTGGGCAGGGCTGGCACCCAGGGGTAGCATCATGGTCCTTGGCTCCTTTCATTTTCAGGGGGTTGGCCAACAGGGATGGGCCATTGGGTGTGGCCCCTGAAGTTCCCACCAGCTCCTAATTGACCATGATCCTCTGAAAAAACTCAAAGTTGAGGCTGCCCTGGAACCTCCCCTTCTAAGTACAAGTGCAGCAGAGGACCCTCCAACACCCCCAGTGGAATTTTTGGGTAGGAAAAGTTCTCCCTGATCTCACTCCCCTGGGCAAGCAAGCAGGGTCTCACCGCCAGCAGCCGATCCCCAATCTGCAGCCGGCCATCCTTCTGGGCAGCACCTCCCTCAATGATTTTCGTGATGTAAATACTGTTGTCCCCTGGGATGTGCTGGTTCCCAATCCCACCAGCAATGCTAAAGCCCAGGCCTGGAGCAAAGAGAGCAATGCCAGGGGAGAGGACAGGAGGACAGACTTTATTGACATTAGAGGCCCAAATCCCCAGTCATAGCAGAAGTGGAGAAAGAAGACTCCCACCCCAGGCCAGTCCACAGGGTTCAGCTCACCTTTGGGCCCCTTGAGAAGGTTGACCTCTACCACAGTTTCAGGCGGAGGCTGCCTCCTTCGGACCACCAGACGTACTACGGGGCCAGCCTCTTTAAGGGCTTCTACTGCCCGGCTGTGGACAACCTCGGAGACATCCACCTCATTCACCCTCAGCACACAGTCGTTCACCCTGTGGAAGGCCCCATGGAACATTTCATCACTTTCACTCAGACAACCCAAAGGCCCATTATGTTCTCGGAGTCAGACCCAAGGAAGGGCCAGCTCAGAAGGGTTTGGCCAAGGACACACAGGTGAAAGAAGCTGCAGAGCCAGGGCTTGAAACTGGTGCTTGGGGCCTCCTGATGTAATGATCATTGATAAGCTACCTCCCTGCTAGGACAAGGCTTCCCCAAGCATCTCCCATCTCTGCAGATGCCCAACCCCTTCTCCCAGGCTCACCCTAGCCTCCCATCCATGGCAGCTGCTCCGCCTGGGATGATCTTGGTGATGAAGATGCCAGGATCTTCAGGGATATGTGGGTTGTCGATTCCCCCTGCAATGCTGAAGCCCAGGCCCGAGTTCCCCTGTAGGGTTTCAGGAGAGAGAACTCATGAAATGAAGAGAAGACTTCCTGAGCTTCCTTCTTTGCTGCCTGGAGCCAGGCCTCCCAACACTGAGGAAggcatatgtttgtgtgtgtgtgtgtgtgtgtgtgtgtgtgtgtgtggcgtgTGCATAGaagcatgtgtgtgcatgtggtgTATGCAACAGTACAAGGGGCTATGGTTAGACATGTTTGGATATGTGCCTCTGCATCATAAAGACATACATATCCACACACCCATCTTCTGCTCCTTAGTCTGGGGGGGGTGGCCTTCAGAGCCTGCTGGGAGGTGGTCCTGTCACCTGAAAACAGGATCCCCAGACCCAAGGCCAAGAAGGGAgcaaggagagaggagaggttGGGGAAAGAGGACTTTGTGTTGTTTCCTGAAGGCCCTGAGGGTCTCCAATGGCTCACACTGTgctcttgggtctcagtttccccatcctcTTCCTCTCAGACCTACTGCAATCCTTTCAGCATCAACCCCAAATGTGGCCATGGCTGTAACCCTTTGGAGATTGTGGCTGCTGCCCTGAATATCAACTTACCCGTTCCAGCACAATCTCCTCATATTTGTACATGCCATCACTGCCGTTTACCTGGGGAGAGACACAGATGTTCCTCAAGTGCCTTCCTATTCTCTCAACCTCCtacctccctttccctccccagaGTCAAAATCCACCCCAGGGGGGCCTCTACTGGCAGCTTATTCCATTCTGCCCTTTCCTCCCAGAGGGTGGATGCACATGAGTGGGTGGGGCTGTCTCAAATGTgagtgcgcgcgcgcgcgcgcgcacacacacacacacacacaaacatatatacacacacgcgcgcgcacgCGCAGCAGTACGCTCTTCTGCCCCTCTCGCAGTCGGGACTGTCTTCTGAGAGGACTTGGGCAAAACAGCCTCCTCAGCTCAAAATGGAAGAATTGAGGGGCCCACTCACCGAGAGAGTGGGCTCCAAGGTCTCTGCATTCACCAAGATGGGTGCAGGGCTGGCCTGAGGGCAGAGACAGAGCATggcaggaggagggaaggaatccTCTACTTTGATTTCCTTTTACCCTTTCTTCCCCAGTCAACTGCCCCCTGACCTACCAGGGCTAGGGCTGGGGAACTCTCCATGGTACCTATTCCGGAAACCACCCAGCCCCCTCCCCATAGGGAACAGCAGGGGTCAAGACTCCCAATCCAATCCTGCTCCAGCCCAATCCCCACCCACTGGACTGATTCTCTGCAGCTTTCTAGAAAGGGCTAGGGCTACGGCCAGGGCCACCCAAGGGAGAAGCTAGAGTCATAGTGCCCTCTTGGTCATGAAACTCGAGCATCTTTCAAGGGAGagtagcggggggggggggggggctaataGTGACCTCTCCCCAAAGCAGAAAACCCAGTGTGTCATCCTCGAGATAGTCAAGTAGCCAGCCATAGAGTCGATCACACTCATGGCCATCTCTCCTCCGAGAACACCTCTTGGATAGACAGACAGTCGGCTCCCCACCCCCGCCAGTGCCAGCTCTCGCCCCCGGACCTTCTCCCAGTCTTTTTCCCCAGGTCCTAACAACCCTCACCCTTCTGATCCCCTGAAGCAGGGGGTGGAGAGTAGTCTGATCACCAAGGAAATTGGAGGggttgggagagggaagaggaggagggagggagaccaGCGACTGCTTCCCCCGCACCCTATTTTACTCTGTTCTGCCTCCCTGGAGATTGAAAAGGAGAGACCAACTCTTTCTCAGCTCTCCACCTTAGGCTGTTGATAAACGTTTGGCTTCTCCATGCCCAACCTTTCCGCTTTCTCACGCTGCCCACCAGCAAGGCATAGGCTCatttatccagagaaagcaaaactCACAGAGCCCTCTACCGAGACAGATAGACACACATGTTGCCTGAGCACGTATGTGCATACATGTTCTCCCTCCGAAGTCTCCGGTCAGATGTGATAGGTTAACCTGGCACTGCccatccctccccccatttttcaCCGCAACTGAGCTTCAGGCTAaatgtgggtgggtggggggaaggaattcAAATGTATCACTATCCCATAATCCCTGCCCTGAATCCCTAGTCAGAGGCAGGGCATGGCAGGGCATGGCATGGGGAGGATGGGGACTCGGAAGGCTAAGTGGAAAGGCTGACCAGTCAAAGGTATGATGATAGGAGGCTGGAGGCTGGAAGCTAGAATAAGGAGGCTGGGGCACCAGCTCAGCTCACCAGAAGCTTGCCTCCCTCCCTAAGACCTTAGCCCTGGTGGAGAATGGAGGGCCCCCAGAGAAGGAACAACCCCGCCCTGAGTTCCCCCTCCTCACTTCACCCTGAGGATTTGAACCCCAAATCTGTCAATATAGCTGGACAGCCCCCACTTCCTCCCACCATGCTTGGCATGCCGGGACCCTGGTTCTACTGGCCCAGACTCCATTTTGCTGCCTCACACACATGCTCCTTCCATTTTCTAAGCTGGCGACTAGGTTGGCAGTAGAAGCCGGGGTTGTGCCCAAGCACCCGGGGGAGCTGGCCAGCTATCTGAAGTCAGGGCAGAGGGAGACCCAGCTCCAGGCCATCTGGAAGCATCACAGGGAGAGACGTGCCACCCTGGGGCTGTCATCTTCCCAGCCCTCTGCCTTTAGGTTAGGCACCATATCCTCGGGGTGCTCCCATTTGTCCCCCCATCATTGCCCttgtccttccctccctccctaatTCCGAGACCAGGCTGCTGTTCCGGAGACAAAGGAGATGGCGAGgagcccccaccccccaccccacccccgaaCATATGTTGGACAATAGAATGTGCCCGGCTGCCCACCTCCACTGGGTCGGGCCACAGGGCATGATTAGGGAGCGGTGTGGCCCCCGAGTCCCAAAGGTGGCGCTTCCCTCCGATCCCTCCCCTGCCCATCCACCAGCTCCCGGTAGGCAGACCCCCCACCACCGCCACATGTCAGCAGACACAGACATTTAGACATGAGCCTATACAAGCACATCATGCAGAAAGAcaccccccacacccccaccacacacacacacacacacacacacacacacacacacacacacacacacaaacacacacacacacacaaagaagcCTGTGCCAAGAAAGCTCCCAGCATCCAGATCCGGAGACATGAACACCCAGGCACATGGCAGTCCATGTAATCCCCTTCTCCCCCATACATGATCTCTCTGGCATCCATAGCAACCCCCCCATCCTTCTGCCCCGGAGACAGGCGGCCCCCAGCACCCGTGTGCACAGCCCCTTCACGCCCGGCTGGCCCCCGACgtccccctcccccgccccagcGGTTCCCCCGGCCCCGGGGCCGTACCTGCTCATACCAGTCGCGGTTGGTGCAGGTGCACTCGGGCCACCAGCCGGGGCCGCTGCCATTGAGTTTGGGGGCGCTCTTGGCCGGGCCGGGTTTCGGGGTGACGGGCCCCACGTCGCGGCCCGTGGGGATGAGCTTGGCTTTGGTTCGAGGGGTGGGGGCGGCCCCCGCCTGGGAGGGCAGGGTCTGCGAGCCGTAGCCCCCgtagccgccgccgccgcccccgccgccgtTGCCGCCGCCCCCGTAGGGGTCGGCCACCTGCCAGTCCCCGTAGCCCGGGGGCTCGAGGCGCCGGAGGGCGGCCAGGCGGCTCACCTCGTAGCACTCGGGACACTTGCAGCAGTGGTGGTGCTTGTGCAGGGCGGCCCCCCCCGCCGCGCGGCCCCCCCAGCCTCCGGCCACCTCCACCCCCCCGGGCTCCCGGGCGCAATCGCAGGGCTCGGGCCAGGCGGGCGGGGGCACCCGGGGGGGCGCGCGAGCCGAGCGGGGTCTGGGGCCGGCCGGCCGGCCGGGGGGGTCGGCCCCGACGCCGGGCCGCCCCCACGGCTCCCCCTCCAGCCCGGGGGGCTCCGTGTCGCCCGTGGTGGCTCCTGGGCCCGGGCCCAGCGGCGGCGAGGGGGAGGGACCAGGGGGAAGGGCAGCCCGGCCGCCGGGAGGAGCGCGCCCGCTCTGGTCCCCGGGATGGAGCCGAGTGGAGGCGAGAGCATCCCTCCCGGCTCCCAGAGCGGGCGCCGCAGCCAATCAGCGCGCAGAGCCCgccggcggcagcggcggcggcggcccgaaTGCTAAACAGCGGCTTCTTAAAGGGACCGGGGCCCACgccgccccccccgcccccggccaGGATCTGGGGCCCGCGGGTCCCGAGGCTGCCCGCCCgggctgggggcggggaggggggcaACCGCAGGCCAATGCGAGGGGCTGCCTACCCTCCTGGTTCCCCGCCCCCCCGGCCTCCTAGCATCCCCTTGCTTTCGCCCCCACCCTCCCTGGCCCGTCTAGTGCCTCCTCTTGGCCTCCTAGCCTCGCGGAGGCCAGGAACAGGCCCGAGGCAAGCCGGGGAGCCTGACATCGAGCACCCCGACTTTGGCCGAGGAAGCTCCGAGAGCAGTTGAGTCACCCCCAGCCACCCCGGGGTTTTCTTTGGCTGCCAGTCACCCCTTAGGTCTGCCTAGGGGCCCGAGGAGGGGTGCGGGGAAGATGCTGGAGTCCCCCCAGGCTAGCGGGAGATTGAGCTCACGGCTCCGGCTTGGGAGGGCAGCACCCTGAAACTCCCAGGAGAGGAACATCCCCACTGGATGCTGTGGCTCCGTCCTAGATCTTCCAG
This window harbors:
- the LOC141503292 gene encoding disks large homolog 3-like codes for the protein MYKYEEIVLERGNSGLGFSIAGGIDNPHIPEDPGIFITKIIPGGAAAMDGRLGVNDCVLRVNEVDVSEVVHSRAVEALKEAGPVVRLVVRRRQPPPETVVEVNLLKGPKGLGFSIAGGIGNQHIPGDNSIYITKIIEGGAAQKDGRLQIGDRLLAVNNTNLQDVRHEEAVASLKNTSDMVYLKVAKPGSAHLNDMYAPPDYASTFSALADNHISHNSSLGYLGAVESKVSYPAPPQVPPTRYSPIPRHMLGEEDFTR